From the genome of Pelobates fuscus isolate aPelFus1 chromosome 6, aPelFus1.pri, whole genome shotgun sequence, one region includes:
- the LOC134566153 gene encoding eukaryotic translation initiation factor 4 gamma 3-like: protein MQELVRKVRSILNKITPQTFQHLIKQVKDPSIQTEYQLKGVVEVIFEKSIVESHFAVVYANMCNWLRMLEVPTEDNPEESITFRRLLIRFCQKEFERGENGNEKTEKLQKELDAATSPREKTRLKEELSEASNKARMRYQGNIKFIGELFKLKLLSEDTIKDCLMKLMNMNSEESMECICLLLTTIGKSLENGQCRLDNYISKIDIFIKKRKTSLRI, encoded by the coding sequence ATGCAAGAATTAGTTCGCAAAGTTCGCAgtattctaaataaaatcacaCCTCAGACATTCCAGCACTTAATCAAGCAGGTAAAAGACCCATCTATACAGACAGAGTATCAACTGAAAGGTGTTGTAGAAGTCATATTTGAAAAATCAATAGTGGAGTCACATTTCGCAGTTGTATACGCAAACATGTGCAACTGGCTAAGGATGCTTGAGGTCCCAACAGAAGACAACCCTGAAGAAAGCATCACGTTCCGTAGGCTGCTAATAAGATTCTGCCAGAAGGAGTTTGAGAGAGGTGAAAATGGGAATGAAAAAACTGAGAAACTGCAAAAGGAACTGGATGCAGCCACGTCACCGAGAGAAAAGACCCGACTAAAGGAGGAATTGAGTGAAGCCTCTAATAAAGCACGCATGCGATACCAAGGGAATATCAAATTTATTGGGGagctatttaaattaaaattgctCTCTGAAGACACCATAAAAGACTGCCTTATGAAACTAATGAACATGAACAGCGAGGAGTCCATGGAATGCATCTGCCTTTTGCTCACTACAATTGGAAAATCCTTGGAAAATGGACAGTGTCGCTTGGACAACtatatcagcaagattgacatctTTATTAAAAAACGGAAAACATCTTTGCGGATTTGA